In Symmachiella dynata, the following are encoded in one genomic region:
- a CDS encoding glycosyltransferase family 4 protein — translation MTLHTRQTCQDRKLRVLALVPPDKTGRTVSRFTFFREELDAFSAAGVEIHTISEHTDKRVRINDVTLHPIPRIRDLGHTLNSLTFFRRSLIPHKSLSDRLLSQLKIARYDCAIASVLREQDIDIVYSPFAWPQSTAGVNAAHHVGVPVVASLRGADGFSVPEINYGLLERRPQMAATLQQADHVIGVCRGLADSAISMGAPADRVSVVWQGVHLENFSPGNRADSRRKLNLNDRPTVLFVGNFVPVKGIATLLAAFDHLIADMPQVQLVMCGTGSELERIERFRNERPDVRRVILPGRVSRESIPDYFRAADVFVLPSLSEGGPNVLVEAAACGLPAVGSIAGGIPDYIDDNVTGLLFESQNAEQLAEKLKYMLQHPELAEQMGRAGRERAIEQFGYQQMINNLLNVFEETVTAFGADNRPQTQAVNSPAAVS, via the coding sequence ATGACCCTTCACACACGTCAAACGTGCCAGGATCGCAAATTGCGCGTACTTGCGCTGGTTCCTCCAGACAAGACTGGACGGACGGTTTCGCGATTCACCTTCTTTCGGGAAGAGTTGGATGCGTTTTCCGCTGCCGGGGTTGAGATCCACACGATCAGCGAGCATACGGACAAGCGCGTGCGAATTAATGATGTCACGTTGCATCCCATTCCTCGAATTCGTGACCTTGGGCATACGCTCAATTCGTTGACTTTTTTTCGCCGTAGTTTGATTCCACACAAAAGCCTTTCGGATCGCCTCTTATCGCAGCTCAAAATTGCACGTTACGACTGTGCTATTGCATCGGTGCTGCGCGAGCAAGATATCGACATTGTCTACAGCCCTTTTGCTTGGCCGCAAAGCACCGCTGGTGTCAATGCCGCCCACCATGTTGGAGTGCCTGTCGTAGCGAGTCTTCGTGGAGCAGATGGGTTTAGTGTGCCCGAGATCAATTACGGATTGTTGGAAAGACGACCGCAAATGGCGGCGACACTCCAGCAGGCAGACCACGTTATCGGCGTATGCCGTGGATTGGCCGATTCAGCAATCTCAATGGGCGCACCGGCCGATCGCGTTTCGGTCGTTTGGCAAGGAGTTCACCTGGAGAATTTCTCTCCTGGCAATCGTGCAGACAGTCGACGCAAACTCAATTTGAATGATCGTCCGACAGTTCTATTCGTAGGGAATTTTGTACCTGTCAAAGGCATTGCGACACTGCTGGCAGCCTTCGACCACTTGATTGCCGATATGCCCCAAGTACAACTTGTGATGTGCGGAACCGGCTCTGAATTGGAACGTATCGAACGCTTTCGAAACGAACGGCCCGATGTGCGGCGGGTCATTCTTCCCGGCCGTGTCTCTCGCGAAAGTATTCCTGATTATTTTCGTGCAGCAGATGTGTTCGTGTTGCCCAGTTTAAGCGAAGGCGGGCCCAATGTCCTCGTCGAGGCAGCTGCATGTGGCTTGCCGGCCGTTGGATCGATCGCAGGCGGAATTCCAGATTACATTGATGACAACGTAACCGGCTTGTTGTTTGAGTCGCAGAACGCAGAACAACTCGCCGAGAAACTAAAATATATGCTGCAGCATCCCGAACTCGCAGAACAAATGGGCCGCGCTGGCCGTGAACGTGCGATTGAGCAATTTGGTTATCAACAGATGATTAATAATTTGTTGAACGTTTTCGAAGAAACAGTTACCGCATTTGGTGCAGATAATAGACCACAAACACAAGCCGTAAACTCCCCGGCAGCAGTCTCTTGA
- a CDS encoding class I SAM-dependent methyltransferase, which translates to MRLDIPLQIAQCSKCGHVYQCPQIDKSYGSEYYDAVYHGECEDNAYWKPENKLRHAEVLLATLTKQCPNAKTVLEIGSGMGAFMHVAQNHGLEVVGTEISEAGVLKAKEAFGIDLFCGPVEELEETEPFDVVVMWDVIEHCPRPDQVIANVLERLSPSGKLLLTTGNYQSKDRIHSGEDWWCWDFDHYHYFHPATIERLALNQGYREVKTERVERIRSAEKLQRKKSPPPKNPWRHFNPLHLGRAIRWNCREMYAKSQWPDHYDIGIMLCSISK; encoded by the coding sequence GTGCGCTTAGATATTCCGTTGCAAATTGCTCAATGTTCGAAGTGTGGCCATGTGTATCAATGCCCGCAAATAGACAAGTCATATGGCAGTGAGTACTACGATGCCGTTTATCATGGTGAGTGTGAAGACAACGCCTATTGGAAACCTGAGAACAAATTGCGTCATGCCGAGGTTTTGTTGGCCACGCTAACGAAGCAATGCCCGAATGCCAAAACTGTGTTAGAGATCGGCTCAGGCATGGGCGCTTTTATGCATGTCGCGCAAAACCATGGTTTAGAGGTTGTGGGGACAGAGATTTCTGAAGCTGGTGTCCTTAAGGCCAAGGAAGCTTTTGGGATTGATCTGTTTTGCGGCCCCGTCGAAGAACTCGAAGAGACCGAGCCTTTCGATGTTGTGGTCATGTGGGACGTGATTGAACATTGCCCTCGCCCTGACCAAGTCATTGCGAACGTTCTGGAGCGACTGTCTCCGAGCGGAAAATTGTTGTTAACGACAGGGAATTACCAAAGCAAAGATCGAATTCACTCTGGAGAGGATTGGTGGTGCTGGGATTTTGACCACTATCATTATTTCCATCCTGCAACCATTGAACGACTTGCCTTGAATCAGGGATATCGAGAGGTAAAAACCGAGCGGGTCGAACGAATTCGGTCTGCTGAGAAACTCCAACGCAAAAAATCACCGCCACCCAAGAATCCTTGGCGGCACTTCAATCCACTGCACCTTGGCCGTGCGATTCGCTGGAACTGCAGGGAAATGTATGCCAAATCGCAATGGCCCGACCATTATGACATTGGCATCATGCTGTGCAGTATTTCAAAATAG
- the wecB gene encoding non-hydrolyzing UDP-N-acetylglucosamine 2-epimerase, which yields MQLSIIAGARPNFMKIAPLIRPLKDVGFATKIIHSGQHYDQKMSQTFFDELNIPHPDLNLGVGSGSHIWQISEVMRRLETEFTENPPAAVVVVGDVNSTLAAALTAVKLGIPVAHVESGLRSFDRAMPEEINRIMTDAISDWLFTSEPSAQTNLEREGVPAERIHFVGNVMIDTLLSHRKQAQALHSSRELGCGDKDYVVLTLHRPSNVDDPERLESILKAVHDISEDFPVLFPIHPRTRGQLQKFGFAERHDLNGYRMVEPQGYHSMLSLMDGARFVLTDSGGMQEETTALGVPCLTLRENTERPSTIESGSNQLVGWRTDDILAAVGRIKSSPDRSSQIPEKWDGKTSTRIAEILHRDLA from the coding sequence ATGCAACTCTCCATTATCGCCGGCGCTCGGCCGAATTTTATGAAGATCGCGCCGTTGATCCGTCCGTTGAAAGACGTCGGATTTGCGACGAAGATCATCCATTCCGGACAACACTACGACCAGAAAATGTCGCAGACGTTTTTTGACGAGTTGAACATTCCGCACCCCGACCTGAATCTCGGTGTGGGATCCGGTTCGCACATTTGGCAGATCTCTGAGGTGATGCGGCGGCTGGAAACGGAGTTCACCGAGAATCCTCCGGCGGCGGTTGTGGTGGTGGGGGATGTCAATTCCACGCTCGCTGCAGCGCTGACGGCTGTCAAATTGGGGATCCCCGTGGCGCACGTCGAATCGGGGCTGCGCAGTTTCGACCGGGCAATGCCTGAAGAGATCAACCGCATCATGACCGATGCGATTTCGGATTGGCTGTTTACCTCTGAACCTTCGGCTCAAACCAACTTGGAACGCGAAGGTGTGCCGGCGGAGCGAATTCATTTTGTCGGCAACGTGATGATCGATACCCTGCTGTCGCATCGCAAACAGGCGCAAGCATTGCATTCCAGTCGTGAATTGGGGTGCGGCGATAAAGATTATGTCGTGCTCACCTTGCATCGGCCCTCGAATGTCGATGACCCGGAGCGTCTGGAATCAATCCTCAAGGCTGTGCATGACATTTCCGAGGATTTTCCCGTACTGTTTCCCATCCATCCACGGACTCGGGGACAGTTGCAAAAATTTGGCTTCGCTGAACGGCACGATTTGAACGGGTACCGCATGGTCGAGCCACAGGGGTATCACTCAATGCTCAGCTTGATGGACGGCGCGCGATTTGTGCTGACCGATTCGGGGGGCATGCAAGAAGAAACAACCGCTTTGGGGGTTCCCTGTCTCACATTGCGTGAAAACACGGAGCGGCCTTCGACCATCGAGAGCGGCAGCAATCAATTGGTCGGCTGGCGAACGGATGATATTCTGGCAGCGGTGGGCCGCATCAAGTCCAGCCCGGATCGTTCGAGCCAAATTCCAGAAAAATGGGACGGGAAAACGTCGACGCGCATTGCGGAGATATTGCACAGGGATTTGGCATAG
- a CDS encoding glycosyltransferase — MVIDTVEHNLEQSEFTGRRLTVAFVVHNFSVGGLERCIARLANALDRQRFRPVIICLDKNGTAAQWLERDDILVIELHKKPGNDLGVVRRLAKTLREMSVDIVHSHNWGTLVETTLARKLSGTATHLHAERGMELDALNSSSWKRKLRGRATRWALERSDCVVAVAEAVRRQVLQRCGRLHQEILVIPNGVSRPEIDPQGPTAEEIRQQYSIPSDAVVVGSVGRLVPVKDFGLAIDAVAHLAGNGRNVHLMLVGDGSELPRLTAHAAASGVADNIHLVGHREDVANWLAAMDVYVNCSLNEGMSQSVLEAMSTGLPLVVTDVGDSGLLVGGEEAVGRVVPSGDVEAFATALDEMITDNQLRRELGQRSILRHQECYSLDGMIARYEALYETLSGAQSCVGDSIQTTEPVT, encoded by the coding sequence ATGGTCATTGATACTGTGGAACACAACCTGGAGCAAAGCGAGTTCACCGGCCGTCGATTGACGGTCGCGTTTGTCGTGCACAATTTTAGTGTGGGCGGCCTGGAGCGGTGCATCGCACGGTTGGCGAACGCATTGGACCGGCAACGATTCCGGCCGGTGATTATCTGTTTAGATAAAAACGGAACAGCGGCACAGTGGCTTGAGCGCGACGATATTTTAGTGATTGAATTGCACAAAAAACCGGGCAACGATTTGGGTGTGGTGCGTCGTTTGGCGAAAACGCTACGCGAGATGTCTGTCGATATCGTGCATTCGCACAATTGGGGCACTTTGGTGGAAACAACGTTGGCTCGCAAATTGTCCGGAACAGCGACGCACCTTCATGCGGAACGAGGCATGGAGCTCGATGCTTTGAACTCATCCTCCTGGAAACGCAAGTTGCGAGGACGGGCGACACGATGGGCCTTGGAGCGGTCCGATTGCGTGGTTGCCGTTGCGGAGGCGGTTCGCCGACAAGTGCTTCAGCGGTGCGGTCGGTTGCATCAAGAGATTCTGGTCATTCCCAACGGAGTGAGTCGCCCGGAGATAGATCCTCAGGGACCGACGGCAGAAGAGATCCGTCAACAATATTCGATTCCAAGCGATGCGGTCGTTGTTGGCAGCGTGGGGCGCTTGGTGCCGGTCAAGGATTTTGGGCTCGCCATCGATGCTGTCGCTCACCTAGCCGGTAACGGTCGCAACGTGCATTTGATGCTTGTCGGAGATGGATCGGAGTTGCCGCGGTTAACGGCCCATGCGGCAGCATCCGGTGTTGCAGACAACATTCACCTCGTCGGCCATCGCGAAGATGTGGCGAATTGGCTAGCTGCTATGGACGTCTATGTGAATTGCAGTTTGAATGAAGGCATGAGCCAATCCGTCTTGGAGGCGATGTCGACTGGGTTGCCGTTAGTTGTGACCGATGTGGGTGACAGCGGCTTGTTGGTGGGTGGTGAAGAAGCCGTGGGCCGCGTCGTACCGAGCGGCGACGTCGAGGCATTCGCGACAGCGCTCGATGAAATGATCACGGATAATCAACTGCGTCGCGAATTGGGGCAGCGTTCGATCTTGCGTCACCAGGAGTGTTATAGCTTAGACGGTATGATCGCACGGTATGAAGCACTTTATGAGACTTTGTCGGGTGCGCAGTCTTGCGTGGGCGACAGCATTCAAACTACGGAGCCCGTGACGTGA
- a CDS encoding O-antigen ligase family protein encodes MSISLVAFLALFVLFGLLAFTRPAWGVCLYMLTFFASPPYWWWGRDIATYRWNLYGGVGLLIAVLISRSVNPNSNQPVTAKTRRLITLATLLLINATAVHFLLSRNWGVSFGSYELVAKFVLLFFMMIAAIRTERDFKLVIMTLIIGMGYIGWEATINDRGKMVAGRLEGVGAPGATQANELASLAVTIIPLAGAFFMAGSRYQKFTAFLAAPFILNVILLCNSRGAFLSMIASGVAFAAFAPKAIRWRAFKLLCLGGVAVWLLLGDPEIVQRFMTSFTSSEELDSSASSRLQYWKAGIRMISDYPLGAGGFGFKRVHGPKYIKEVNDQDFDGRSVHNGYINETCEWGIQGFLLKMLFVTTGLFVLRQTINHCTRQGRTNEALYGCGIAACMTAFLGTCMFGDRLDAEWGFWMMALIVAYSRIYGPTFQQFGRPQQLQQIPQNQNVPVVPGMQQPVASPQY; translated from the coding sequence GTGAGTATTTCACTCGTCGCATTCCTAGCACTATTCGTCCTATTTGGCTTGCTTGCTTTTACGCGGCCGGCGTGGGGTGTTTGTCTATACATGCTGACCTTCTTCGCATCCCCTCCGTATTGGTGGTGGGGCCGCGATATTGCCACGTATCGCTGGAATCTCTACGGCGGTGTTGGACTACTGATCGCTGTACTCATATCCAGGTCGGTCAATCCCAACTCAAATCAACCTGTGACTGCCAAGACCCGGCGGCTGATCACGTTGGCGACCCTATTGCTCATCAATGCTACGGCCGTGCATTTTCTATTGTCTAGGAATTGGGGCGTGAGTTTTGGGAGTTACGAACTCGTCGCGAAATTCGTCTTGTTGTTTTTCATGATGATCGCGGCGATCCGTACGGAAAGAGATTTCAAGCTGGTCATCATGACCTTGATCATTGGGATGGGGTACATTGGCTGGGAGGCCACGATCAACGATCGGGGTAAGATGGTTGCCGGACGATTGGAAGGCGTGGGGGCTCCGGGGGCTACACAAGCCAACGAACTTGCTTCGTTGGCGGTTACGATCATTCCACTGGCCGGCGCGTTTTTTATGGCTGGTAGTAGATACCAGAAATTCACAGCATTCTTGGCCGCGCCCTTTATCTTGAACGTAATTTTGCTCTGCAATAGTCGTGGTGCATTTCTTTCGATGATTGCCAGCGGTGTTGCGTTTGCGGCGTTTGCGCCCAAAGCGATTCGTTGGCGCGCCTTCAAATTACTCTGTTTGGGGGGGGTTGCTGTTTGGCTACTGCTGGGAGATCCCGAGATTGTCCAACGCTTCATGACTTCATTCACTTCTTCAGAAGAACTCGATTCGTCCGCATCCTCCCGATTGCAATATTGGAAGGCCGGAATCCGCATGATTTCCGACTATCCGCTCGGTGCGGGTGGATTTGGTTTCAAACGTGTTCATGGGCCCAAGTACATCAAAGAGGTGAATGATCAAGATTTCGACGGGAGGTCGGTCCACAATGGATACATTAACGAGACCTGTGAATGGGGCATACAAGGCTTTCTGTTGAAAATGCTGTTCGTCACAACGGGGTTGTTTGTATTAAGACAGACGATCAACCATTGCACTCGCCAAGGCCGTACGAACGAGGCCTTGTATGGGTGTGGAATTGCCGCTTGCATGACGGCGTTTCTCGGCACATGTATGTTCGGTGACCGACTCGATGCGGAATGGGGATTTTGGATGATGGCTTTGATTGTTGCTTATAGCCGAATTTACGGACCAACATTTCAGCAGTTTGGTCGGCCGCAGCAACTACAGCAAATCCCACAAAACCAGAACGTGCCGGTTGTGCCCGGAATGCAGCAGCCTGTTGCATCGCCTCAGTACTAA
- a CDS encoding heparinase II/III family protein, with the protein MSRLRLFHKLRKMPPHEIRTRLAEKVRVRRERKWYVNPADVAAQHAADLIGNCLELVPGAKADQLQRLKTEHPETHEQLATAATTRAEAVLAGQSEILGFPLDLNNPVDWMADPRTDYLFPRQFYADMSLYEIGNGVDVKYVWELGRHQFLVELARGWRFGGQQHSAVRARELLLDWIENNRQYEGVHWTSALELAMRGISWIWTIAMLADWKGWQPGDFELISRSLREQAEYIEHHLSYYSSPYNHLVGEAAGLYLIGCALSGTPGAERWQQLGHRVLNEQGPRQFYDDGFCVEQATGYHYYTLGFMSLALVAARDQGQPIKSLEPVVQNAYRAGLAFRQPGGRWPAIGDVDSARAIPVHHNDFWEFDSLCVLGAVLFEDPQLLPPENTFSEEAYWLLGCDAQKFTAADANELPFTATVLPESGYTIAASGQDWICFDAGPLGDGLHADATPSTAHGHADALQILYRHQGRDILIDPGMPFYFGDDAWVGHFRSAEAHNTIDVDGIEMAKRAGRLAWSHVAPRPHLDARLADDAWLMRGRAEWGTGTTVERNILAIPGQGMWVADRITTDQPRSITWNWQMGEERSLPQVWTNGLDITTSEQPAVEDSPAGWFAPGYGVHRQGRRIQCQSPATDKALVVTFYGDNPLPLDVRVGDLAISCPLDGAGTTGLTADENDAEVVWRLEIDGQQVTYAAGGSAAGQTDLAGVGDWCVTKTVEQLSSVS; encoded by the coding sequence ATGAGTCGATTACGCTTGTTCCACAAACTCCGAAAAATGCCGCCGCACGAAATTCGTACGCGGCTGGCGGAGAAAGTGCGCGTGCGACGCGAACGGAAATGGTATGTCAATCCGGCCGACGTCGCCGCGCAGCACGCTGCCGATCTGATTGGTAATTGCCTCGAACTGGTTCCCGGTGCAAAAGCGGACCAACTGCAACGACTCAAAACGGAGCATCCCGAAACGCACGAGCAACTGGCGACCGCTGCAACGACGCGTGCCGAAGCGGTGCTGGCGGGGCAGTCGGAGATATTGGGCTTCCCGCTCGACTTGAACAACCCCGTCGATTGGATGGCCGACCCGCGTACCGATTATCTCTTTCCCAGACAGTTCTACGCGGATATGTCGCTGTACGAAATCGGCAACGGCGTCGATGTAAAGTATGTCTGGGAATTGGGCCGGCATCAGTTTCTGGTGGAACTAGCCCGTGGGTGGCGGTTTGGTGGACAACAACATTCTGCGGTGCGGGCTCGTGAATTGTTGCTGGACTGGATTGAAAACAATCGCCAGTACGAAGGAGTGCATTGGACCAGCGCACTGGAGTTGGCCATGCGGGGCATCTCTTGGATCTGGACGATCGCCATGCTGGCCGATTGGAAGGGCTGGCAGCCGGGCGACTTCGAATTGATTTCGCGCAGCCTGCGCGAACAAGCCGAATATATCGAACACCATTTGTCGTATTATTCCAGCCCGTACAACCATTTGGTGGGTGAAGCGGCCGGGTTGTATTTAATCGGCTGCGCGTTGTCCGGCACGCCGGGCGCGGAACGCTGGCAGCAGTTAGGGCACCGCGTTTTGAACGAACAGGGGCCACGGCAATTCTACGACGACGGATTTTGCGTCGAACAGGCGACCGGTTACCACTATTACACGTTAGGATTCATGTCCCTAGCACTCGTCGCTGCTCGCGATCAGGGGCAGCCAATCAAGAGTTTGGAACCGGTCGTGCAGAATGCCTATCGGGCAGGGTTGGCCTTTCGGCAACCGGGGGGGCGTTGGCCGGCAATCGGCGATGTCGATTCTGCGCGAGCCATTCCGGTGCACCATAATGATTTTTGGGAATTCGATTCCCTCTGCGTGCTGGGCGCCGTCCTCTTCGAGGACCCGCAATTATTGCCGCCGGAAAACACGTTTTCGGAAGAAGCATATTGGTTATTGGGTTGTGACGCGCAAAAGTTCACGGCGGCAGACGCAAATGAATTGCCGTTCACCGCGACAGTCTTACCCGAGTCGGGTTATACAATCGCCGCTTCGGGCCAGGACTGGATTTGTTTCGATGCCGGACCATTGGGCGACGGTTTACATGCCGATGCCACGCCGTCGACGGCGCATGGTCATGCTGATGCCTTGCAGATTCTGTATCGCCATCAAGGTCGCGATATTCTCATTGATCCCGGCATGCCGTTTTATTTTGGCGACGACGCTTGGGTCGGGCATTTTCGCTCAGCCGAGGCTCACAATACGATCGACGTCGACGGCATCGAAATGGCCAAACGGGCTGGACGTTTGGCGTGGTCACACGTAGCACCCCGACCTCACCTGGATGCACGACTCGCTGACGATGCGTGGTTAATGCGTGGGCGTGCTGAATGGGGGACCGGAACGACTGTCGAACGCAACATCCTGGCAATTCCTGGGCAGGGAATGTGGGTGGCGGATCGCATCACGACCGACCAGCCGCGCAGCATCACCTGGAATTGGCAAATGGGCGAAGAGCGATCATTGCCACAGGTGTGGACCAACGGACTGGATATCACAACGTCCGAACAACCGGCCGTCGAGGATTCACCCGCGGGCTGGTTCGCTCCGGGATACGGAGTTCATAGGCAAGGGCGGCGAATCCAATGTCAATCACCCGCGACCGACAAGGCGCTGGTCGTCACGTTTTACGGGGACAATCCTTTGCCGTTGGATGTTCGAGTCGGTGACCTTGCCATCTCCTGTCCGCTCGACGGCGCTGGGACAACCGGTTTGACCGCGGATGAGAATGACGCCGAAGTCGTGTGGCGATTGGAGATCGACGGGCAGCAGGTGACGTATGCAGCCGGCGGTTCGGCCGCAGGTCAGACGGACCTCGCGGGCGTCGGCGATTGGTGCGTGACAAAAACGGTGGAGCAATTGAGCTCTGTCTCATAA
- a CDS encoding glycosyltransferase, which produces MTETMQATAIDAQPPANQQRRILVVSASFPSSVMPTFGVFVKERVRAIAKLPGYSVRVIAPIPYFPPIKKLSRWYDWSQVPLRETIDGLEIVRPRYPMLPKVGGYIQANLMYPGVLQAAKRIRREFDFDIIDAHFAYPAGVVGTKLGKRFGKPVVITGRGEDIHRFPESPVVGDRIRWAMRNADQFVGVSEEIAAKMISLGADPAQTRVIGNGVDCQKFQPLPRDEARRKLDLPADAQIVISVGDCFENKGFHLLVDALGRLKTSHPQLHAVIVGGSPRYGNDYTSVIKEKIAEHGLEDRVHLPGRRPHEELSTWYSAADLYAILSAREGSPNVLMEALACGVPAIGTPVGGIPETLADDRLGSVLPERSVAAAADGLTAAFAREWDRKEIRKILETHDWSSTALQVADVFDQATGIVD; this is translated from the coding sequence ATGACTGAAACCATGCAAGCAACCGCCATTGATGCACAACCGCCAGCGAATCAGCAGCGGCGCATTCTTGTGGTGAGTGCGTCATTTCCTTCCTCGGTGATGCCCACCTTTGGCGTCTTCGTGAAGGAGCGTGTGCGTGCGATTGCCAAGCTACCTGGGTATTCCGTTCGGGTGATTGCTCCGATTCCCTATTTTCCGCCGATCAAAAAACTCTCCCGCTGGTACGACTGGTCTCAAGTTCCCTTACGAGAAACAATCGACGGTTTGGAGATCGTGCGGCCGCGTTATCCGATGCTGCCCAAAGTGGGAGGATACATTCAAGCAAACCTGATGTACCCCGGTGTCTTGCAGGCAGCCAAGCGGATTCGCCGTGAATTCGATTTTGACATCATCGACGCTCACTTCGCCTATCCGGCCGGTGTGGTGGGAACGAAATTGGGAAAACGATTTGGAAAGCCGGTCGTCATCACCGGACGCGGCGAGGATATTCACCGTTTTCCCGAAAGCCCCGTGGTGGGGGATCGCATTCGTTGGGCGATGCGTAATGCCGACCAATTTGTGGGAGTCAGCGAAGAGATCGCAGCCAAGATGATTTCGCTGGGCGCCGATCCTGCTCAGACTCGCGTGATCGGCAATGGTGTCGATTGCCAAAAATTCCAACCGCTGCCCCGCGACGAAGCGCGCCGCAAGTTAGATTTGCCCGCCGATGCGCAAATCGTGATCAGCGTTGGCGATTGCTTTGAGAACAAAGGCTTTCATTTACTGGTCGACGCGTTAGGTCGCCTCAAGACCTCACACCCGCAACTGCACGCGGTGATTGTCGGCGGCTCGCCGCGTTACGGGAATGATTACACGAGCGTCATCAAAGAGAAAATCGCCGAGCATGGTTTAGAGGACCGCGTGCATTTGCCGGGGCGGCGGCCTCATGAAGAATTGTCGACGTGGTACAGCGCTGCCGATTTGTATGCCATTCTTTCCGCACGCGAGGGGTCACCCAACGTGCTGATGGAAGCCCTCGCCTGTGGCGTTCCGGCCATCGGCACGCCGGTGGGCGGCATTCCCGAGACCCTAGCCGACGACCGGTTGGGATCGGTTTTGCCAGAGCGGTCCGTGGCTGCTGCGGCCGACGGATTGACCGCCGCTTTTGCACGGGAGTGGGACCGCAAGGAGATCCGGAAGATTTTAGAGACCCACGATTGGAGTTCCACGGCACTGCAAGTCGCGGATGTTTTTGATCAGGCTACCGGCATCGTCGATTGA